One Solanum pennellii chromosome 9, SPENNV200 DNA segment encodes these proteins:
- the LOC107031124 gene encoding ETO1-like protein 1 yields the protein MRTFFPSESCKETHLKSINPQSWLQVERGKLAKISSESASSIDSLIKVPEPPILPFFKPVDYVQVLAKIHEELESCSPQERSNLYLLQFQVFKGLGEVKLMRRSLRSAWSKASTVYEKLVFGAWLKYEKQDEELISDLLSSCGKCAKEFGAIDIASEMPAHKKLSSHGVITTNEDSCPRTVSFRIADEKIACDRQKIASLSAPFHTMLNGCFTESFCEEIDLSENNISPLAMRVINEFSSTGLLNEVSPDLLLEILVFANKFCCESLKDACDRKLASLISCRQDALELLECALEENSPVLAASCLQVFLRELPDSLNDSQVVELLSNTTRQQRSIMIGPASFSLYCLLSEVSMNLDPRSDESVRFLRTLVDSAETSQQKMVAYHRLGCVKFLREELDEAEQLFEAAFNLGHTYSVIGLARLGQIRGHKRWAYEKLGSVISSSIPLGWMYQESSLYCEGEKRWDDLEKATELDPTLTYPYMFRAASLMRKQNAQAALSEINRILGFKLALECLELRFCFYLALEDYQLAICDIQAILTLCPDYRVFEGRVAASQLRTLLREHVENWTEADCWLQLYDRWSSVDDIGSLSVIYQMLESDAAKGVLYFRQSLLLLRLNCPDAAMRSLQLARQHSSSEHERLVYEGWILYDTGHCEEGLQKAEESISIKRSFEAFFLKAYALADSSLDASCSSTVISLLEDALRCPSDRLRKGQALNNLGSVYVDCGKLDAAADCYINALKIRHTRAHQGLARVHFLRNDKVAAYDEMTKLIEKAKNNASAYEKRSEYCDRDRTKADLEMVTRLDPLRVYPYRYRAAVLMDNHKDKEAIEELSRAIAFKADLHLLHLRAAFHEHIGDVMGALRDCRAALSVDPKHQEMLELHSRVNSQEP from the exons ATGAGAACTTTTTTCCCTTCAGAGTCTTGTAAAGAAACACATCTGAAATCAATTAATCCTCAGTCATGGCTCCAAGTTGAAAGAGGGAAGCTTGCCAAAATTTCATCTGAATCTGCTTCTTCTAT AGATTCTTTGATCAAGGTCCCAGAACCACCAATTCTTCCATTCTTTAAACCTGTTGATTATGTTCAAGTTTTAGCAAAAATCCATGAAGAGCTTGAATCATGTTCCCCACAAGAGAGGTCGAATCTCTATTTGCTGCAGTTTCAGGTCTTTAAGGGCCTCGGAGAAGTTAAATTAATGAGGAGAAGCCTTCGCTCAGCTTGGTCGAAAGCAAGTACAGTTTATGAAAAACTTGTATTTGGGGCGTGGTTGAAATACGAGAAGCAAGATGAAGAGCTCATTTCTGACTTGCTTTCTAGTTGTGGCAAGTGCGCAAAGGAGTTTGGAGCAATAGACATAGCATCTGAAATGCCTGCCCATAAGAAATTAAGTTCTCATGGAGTCATCACCACAAATGAGGATTCTTGTCCAAGAACTGTTTCTTTTAGAATTGCGGATGAGAAAATAGCATGTGACAGGCAGAAAATTGCCAGCCTTTCAGCTCCATTTCATACCATGCTCAATGGTTGTTTCACAGAATCGTTTTGTGAGGAAATAGATTTGTCTGAAAACAATATTTCACCCCTGGCAATGAGGGTGATCAATGAATTCAGCTCAACCGGTTTATTGAATGAAGTGTCCCCTGATCTGCTGTTGGAAATATTGGTATTTGCCAATAAGTTTTGTTGTGAAAGCCTCAAGGATGCTTGTGACCGAAAGCTCGCGTCTTTAATTTCATGTCGACAAGATGCTCTAGAACTCCTTGAATGTGCCCTTGAAGAGAACTCCCCTGTCCTTGCTGCGTCATGTTTGCAAGTATTTTTACGTGAACTCCCAGATTCTCTGAATGACAGTCAAGTAGTTGAACTGTTAAGCAATACTACCAGGCAACAAAGGTCAATTATGATAGGTCCTGCCTCATTTTCACTCTATTGTTTGTTAAGTGAAGTTTCGATGAACCTTGATCCTAGATCAGATGAATCTGTTCGTTTTTTGAGAACACTGGTAGACTCAGCTGAAACCAGCCAACAGAAAATGGTCGCATATCATCGTTTAGGATGCGTTAAATTTCTTAGGGAAGAGCTTGATGAAGCTGAGCAACTGTTTGAGGCTGCTTTTAATTTGGGTCACACTTATTCAGTTATTGGTTTGGCTAGATTAGGTCAAATAAGGGGTCATAAACGCTGGGCATATGAGAAGCTCGGTTCTGTTATTTCTTCCTCAATTCCTCTTGGATGGATGTACCAAGAGAGCTCGCTATATTGTGAAGGAGAAAAGAGGTGGGATGACCTTGAAAAAGCAACTGAGCTTGATCCTACACTGACATACCCCTATATGTTTCGAGCTGCATCCTTGATGAGGAAGCAAAATGCTCAAGCTGCTCTTTCAGAAATAAACAGAATCCTTGGATTCAAACTGGCATTGGAGTGCTTGGAACTCCGCTTTTGTTTTTACCTTGCTCTAGAGGATTACCAATTAGCAATATGTGATATACAGGCAATCCTCACACTTTGCCCAGATTATCGCGTGTTTGAAGGACGAGTTGCAGCATCGCAACTCCGTACTCTTCTACGCGAGCATGTAGAGAATTGGACAGAAGCTGATtgttggctgcagttgtatgATAGATGGTCATCAGTTGATGATATTGGATCTCTTTCAGTAATATACCAGATGCTCGAGTCTGATGCAGCAAAAGGTGTTCTTTACTTCAGACAGTCCCTGCTTCTCCTCCG ATTGAATTGTCCAGATGCAGCCATGAGGAGTTTACAGTTGGCTCGCCAGCATTCATCTAGTGAACATGAACGTCTGGTTTATGAGGGATGGATCTTATATGATACTGGCCACTGTGAAGAAGGTCTACAGAAAGCAGAAGAGTCCATTAGCATCAAGAGATCTTTTGAAGCATTCTTCCTGAAAGCGTATGCTTTAGCTGACTCTAGCCTTGATGCATCTTGTTCATCAACTGTCATATCACTTCTTGAGGATGCCTTGCGATGCCCTTCAGATAGGCTTCGCAAAGGTCAG GCCCTGAACAATCTTGGCAGTGTGTATGTCGACTGCGGTAAATTGGATGCTGCAGCTGATTGCTACATTAATGCCCTTAAAATCCGGCATACCCGGGCTCACCAAGGTCTTGCTCGTGTACATTTCTTGAGAAATGATAAGGTGGCTGCTTATGATGAAATGACCAAACTGATTGAGAAGGCCAAGAATAATGCATCTGCCTACGAGAAGAGATCAGAATACTGTGACCGTGACCGCACAAAGGCTGACCTAGAGATGGTCACTCGTCTAGATCCTCTTAGAGTTTACCCTTACAGATATCGAGCTGCAG TTCTGATGGACAACCACAAGGACAAGGAAGCCATTGAAGAACTTTCGAGGGCCATTGCATTTAAAGCCGATCTTCATCTTTTACACCTGCGAGCTGCTTTTCATGAGCATATAGGTGATGTTATGGGTGCATTGCGAGATTGTCGAGCTGCTCTCTCTGTTGACCCAAAACATCAAGAAATGTTGGAACTTCATAGTCGTGTGAACAGTCAAGAACCTTAA